GCTAGTTACAGCCATTATCGATCCATCAACGTTTCGActattataagtttatattatgatttaatgcttttcttcttatttttaaatgtttaataattcgaaaatttattaaaattgatatcacaatttttttttacttttatacaaTATGTTTGTCacttagatataatattttaaacatagttTAAAAAGGGTTAAGCttttgaatgtaaaaaaaattgtataaattctttatttgaagtatatattttaatatataataataatgtaatttttgtaatataaatttttattttattcatattttattttaatttgtatttttaaaaataaaaaaaaagaataatttttaagtaattatatcataaaacattttatttttagcgaAGTAGCAGTCGTAGTGCAAGTCCTAGAAGACCAAGAACAGCAGATGGTGGTTTAAGAGACTCGCGTTCACATTCAAGATCACGTAAATCACGAGAGCGTAAAGAATCGCACCGACCagtaaaagaatattcaaGATCACGAAGCCGTTCAGTGTCAAGAGGAAGAAAGTCCTATCGTAGCAGCAAATATGCCAGTGCAGGTCATCGTGGTAGTAGTCGCAGTCGTAGTCGCAGCCGTAGTCGTTCTACTCACAGGTTTGCGCGATATTCCCGAAGCAGATCTCGATCATACTTCCGTTCTCGTTACTCTCGCGAATGTGATAGGACCATTTATCGTTCACACTCCCGCAGTCCAATGTCATCTAGACGACGTCATGTTGGAAACAGGGAAAATCCCTCTCCTTCCAGATGCTTAGGTGTATTTGGactttctatttttacaaCCGAACAGCAAGTACATCACATCTTTTCCAAATATGGTCCTGTTGAACGTATACAAGTTGTAATTGATGCAAaggtaatttaatatactatttattttataattattattttaaaatatatgtatatcataattaaaaaaaaatattaatattaccccttgacaatttaaaaagggaatataataaattataccagAGATTTAGAATGTTCATACATTAAGTTAATGTAAAACATTAAAGGGCTCTGgtcacattttattttatttaaataaaatattttatatttacattatgtattttatttaaaacacatTAAcactatgaaaatatttatattttagactGGGCATTCTAAAGGATattgttttgtatattttgaatcaCTTGAAGATGCTAAAGTAGCAAAAGAACAGTGTGCAGGAATGGAAATTGATGGTCGAAGAATGAGGGTAGATTATTCAATTACACAACGAGCTCATACACCAACACCAGGAATATATTTAGGAAAACCTACACATCTACATGATAGAGGATGGGATGGACCTAGAA
The sequence above is drawn from the Apis cerana isolate GH-2021 linkage group LG11, AcerK_1.0, whole genome shotgun sequence genome and encodes:
- the LOC107997763 gene encoding transformer-2 protein homolog alpha isoform X11 translates to MSDIERSSSRSASPRRPRTADGGLRDSRSHSRSRKSRERKESHRPVKEYSRSRSRSVSRGRKSYRSSKYASAGHRGSSRSRSRSRSRSTHSPMSSRRRHVGNRENPSPSRCLGVFGLSIFTTEQQVHHIFSKYGPVERIQVVIDAKTGHSKGYCFVYFESLEDAKVAKEQCAGMEIDGRRMRVDYSITQRAHTPTPGIYLGKPTHLHDRGWDGPRRRDSSYRGSYRRSPSPYYNRRRGRYDRSRSRSYSPRRY
- the LOC107997763 gene encoding transformer-2 protein homolog alpha isoform X4, with the protein product MSDIERSSSRSASPRRPRTADGGLRDSRSHSRSRKSRERKESHRPVKEYSRSRSRSVSRGRKSYRSSKYASAGHRGSSRSRSRSRSRSTHRFARYSRSRSRSYFRSRYSRECDRTIYRSHSRSPMSSRRRHVGNRENPSPSRCLGVFGLSIFTTEQQVHHIFSKYGPVERIQVVIDAKTGHSKGYCFVYFESLEDAKVAKEQCAGMEIDGRRMRVDYSITQRAHTPTPGIYLGKPTHLHDRGWDGPRRRDSYRGSYRRSPSPYYNRRRGRYDRSRSRSYSPRFESRGIG
- the LOC107997763 gene encoding transformer-2 protein homolog alpha isoform X10, giving the protein MSDIERSSSRSASPRRPRTADGGLRDSRSHSRSRKSRERKESHRPVKEYSRSRSRSVSRGRKSYRSSKYASAGHRGSSRSRSRSRSRSTHSPMSSRRRHVGNRENPSPSRCLGVFGLSIFTTEQQVHHIFSKYGPVERIQVVIDAKTGHSKGYCFVYFESLEDAKVAKEQCAGMEIDGRRMRVDYSITQRAHTPTPGIYLGKPTHLHDRGWDGPRRRDSYRGSYRRSPSPYYNRRRGRYDRSRSRSYSPRFESRGIG
- the LOC107997763 gene encoding transformer-2 protein homolog alpha isoform X2 — protein: MSDIERSSSRSASPRRPRTADGGLRDSRSHSRSRKSRERKESHRPVKEYSRSRSRSVSRGRKSYRSSKYASAGHRGSSRSRSRSRSRSTHRFARYSRSRSRSYFRSRYSRECDRTIYRSHSRSPMSSRRRHVGNRENPSPSRCLGVFGLSIFTTEQQVHHIFSKYGPVERIQVVIDAKTGHSKGYCFVYFESLEDAKVAKEQCAGMEIDGRRMRVDYSITQRAHTPTPGIYLGKPTHLHDRGWDGPRRRDSYRGSYRRSPSPYYNRRRGRYDRSRSRSYSPRKFNFCFII
- the LOC107997763 gene encoding transformer-2 protein homolog alpha isoform X12 — encoded protein: MSDIERSSSRSASPRRPRTADGGLRDSRSHSRSRKSRERKESHRPVKEYSRSRSRSVSRGRKSYRSSKYASAGHRGSSRSRSRSRSRSTHSPMSSRRRHVGNRENPSPSRCLGVFGLSIFTTEQQVHHIFSKYGPVERIQVVIDAKTGHSKGYCFVYFESLEDAKVAKEQCAGMEIDGRRMRVDYSITQRAHTPTPGIYLGKPTHLHDRGWDGPRRRDSYRGSYRRSPSPYYNRRRGRYDRSRSRSYSPRRY
- the LOC107997763 gene encoding transformer-2 protein homolog beta isoform X6, which translates into the protein MSDIERSSSRSASPRRPRTADGGLRDSRSHSRSRKSRERKESHRPVKEYSRSRSRSVSRGRKSYRSSKYASAGHRGSSRSRSRSRSRSTHRFARYSRSRSRSYFRSRYSRECDRTIYRSHSRSPMSSRRRHVGNRENPSPSRCLGVFGLSIFTTEQQVHHIFSKYGPVERIQVVIDAKTGHSKGYCFVYFESLEDAKVAKEQCAGMEIDGRRMRVDYSITQRAHTPTPGIYLGKPTHLHDRGWDGPRRRDSYRGSYRRSPSPYYNRRRGRYDRSRSRSYSPRRY
- the LOC107997763 gene encoding transformer-2 protein homolog alpha isoform X3, producing MSDIERSSSRSASPRRPRTADGGLRDSRSHSRSRKSRERKESHRPVKEYSRSRSRSVSRGRKSYRSSKYASAGHRGSSRSRSRSRSRSTHRFARYSRSRSRSYFRSRYSRECDRTIYRSHSRSPMSSRRRHVGNRENPSPSRCLGVFGLSIFTTEQQVHHIFSKYGPVERIQVVIDAKTGHSKGYCFVYFESLEDAKVAKEQCAGMEIDGRRMRVDYSITQRAHTPTPGIYLGKPTHLHDRGWDGPRRRDSSYRGSYRRSPSPYYNRRRGRYDRSRSRSYSPRFESRGIG
- the LOC107997763 gene encoding transformer-2 protein homolog alpha isoform X1, which translates into the protein MSDIERSSSRSASPRRPRTADGGLRDSRSHSRSRKSRERKESHRPVKEYSRSRSRSVSRGRKSYRSSKYASAGHRGSSRSRSRSRSRSTHRFARYSRSRSRSYFRSRYSRECDRTIYRSHSRSPMSSRRRHVGNRENPSPSRCLGVFGLSIFTTEQQVHHIFSKYGPVERIQVVIDAKTGHSKGYCFVYFESLEDAKVAKEQCAGMEIDGRRMRVDYSITQRAHTPTPGIYLGKPTHLHDRGWDGPRRRDSSYRGSYRRSPSPYYNRRRGRYDRSRSRSYSPRKFNFCFII
- the LOC107997763 gene encoding transformer-2 protein homolog alpha isoform X5, translated to MSDIERSSSRSASPRRPRTADGGLRDSRSHSRSRKSRERKESHRPVKEYSRSRSRSVSRGRKSYRSSKYASAGHRGSSRSRSRSRSRSTHRFARYSRSRSRSYFRSRYSRECDRTIYRSHSRSPMSSRRRHVGNRENPSPSRCLGVFGLSIFTTEQQVHHIFSKYGPVERIQVVIDAKTGHSKGYCFVYFESLEDAKVAKEQCAGMEIDGRRMRVDYSITQRAHTPTPGIYLGKPTHLHDRGWDGPRRRDSSYRGSYRRSPSPYYNRRRGRYDRSRSRSYSPRRY
- the LOC107997763 gene encoding transformer-2 protein homolog alpha isoform X8, which encodes MSDIERSSSRSASPRRPRTADGGLRDSRSHSRSRKSRERKESHRPVKEYSRSRSRSVSRGRKSYRSSKYASAGHRGSSRSRSRSRSRSTHSPMSSRRRHVGNRENPSPSRCLGVFGLSIFTTEQQVHHIFSKYGPVERIQVVIDAKTGHSKGYCFVYFESLEDAKVAKEQCAGMEIDGRRMRVDYSITQRAHTPTPGIYLGKPTHLHDRGWDGPRRRDSYRGSYRRSPSPYYNRRRGRYDRSRSRSYSPRKFNFCFII
- the LOC107997763 gene encoding transformer-2 protein homolog alpha isoform X9, which gives rise to MSDIERSSSRSASPRRPRTADGGLRDSRSHSRSRKSRERKESHRPVKEYSRSRSRSVSRGRKSYRSSKYASAGHRGSSRSRSRSRSRSTHSPMSSRRRHVGNRENPSPSRCLGVFGLSIFTTEQQVHHIFSKYGPVERIQVVIDAKTGHSKGYCFVYFESLEDAKVAKEQCAGMEIDGRRMRVDYSITQRAHTPTPGIYLGKPTHLHDRGWDGPRRRDSSYRGSYRRSPSPYYNRRRGRYDRSRSRSYSPRFESRGIG
- the LOC107997763 gene encoding transformer-2 protein homolog alpha isoform X7, whose product is MSDIERSSSRSASPRRPRTADGGLRDSRSHSRSRKSRERKESHRPVKEYSRSRSRSVSRGRKSYRSSKYASAGHRGSSRSRSRSRSRSTHSPMSSRRRHVGNRENPSPSRCLGVFGLSIFTTEQQVHHIFSKYGPVERIQVVIDAKTGHSKGYCFVYFESLEDAKVAKEQCAGMEIDGRRMRVDYSITQRAHTPTPGIYLGKPTHLHDRGWDGPRRRDSSYRGSYRRSPSPYYNRRRGRYDRSRSRSYSPRKFNFCFII